In one window of Drosophila ananassae strain 14024-0371.13 chromosome XR, ASM1763931v2, whole genome shotgun sequence DNA:
- the LOC123257662 gene encoding trichohyalin-like, which produces MTDKMMFQQNQQQQQPNQQHARKTENKNNRRGGSRGRGNFRGNSRGRKINYNNYNSSNYINNIEETQEAQNKSENSRPSDESRAREATARATWRRSERIRNIERIRDAEGHAHRRQDPEERRRELVQDTAHHATRRTDPEYRSRERIRDMEARADRREDPQERRREQVQDTAHHATRRNDPKYRSRERIRDMEARADRREDPQERRREQDSEEHAREQERNTEEHRQRRRNPEERQREREMDANNRRATRRNPIARSQEQRMNTSQIRQMAEDRLINFRMDPQNRLDASQRQSQRNMDARASLSEDEMKQERELQRHRIRSSARDLYHRNIKEGPTEICVCCGGTWFRSQLPLVICEMSLLYIDLCNMMMATTSLKAYGLHQLIGRLRKRK; this is translated from the exons ATGACCGATAAGATGATGTTCCAGCaaaaccagcagcagcaacagccaaaCCAACAACATGCGAGGAAAACggagaataaaaataacaga CGTGGTGGAAGTCGCGGACGTGGAAATTTCAGGGGAAACTCTCGAGGTCGTAAGATTAattacaacaactacaacagtTCCAATTATATCAATAATATAGAGGAAACTCAAGAGGCTCAGAATAAGTCGGAAAACTCTCGCCCTTCAGAT GAAAGTCGGGCACGGGAAGCCACAGCGCGCGCCACTTGGAGGCGAAGTGAAAGAATCCGTAACATTGAGCGAATTCGGGATGCTGAAGGACATGCTCATCGCCGacaggaccccgaggagcgccgACGAGAGCTGGTGCAAGATACTGCTCATCATGCCACTCGGAGGACCGATCCGGAGTACCGAAGTcgcgaacggattcgggatatggaggcacgtGCCGatcgccgagaggacccccaggagcgccgacgagagcaggtgcaagaTACTGCTCATCATGCCACTCGGAGGAACGATCCGAAGTACCGAAGTcgcgaacggattcgggatatggaggcacgtGCCGatcgccgagaggacccccaggagcgccgacgagagcag GACTCGGAGGAACATGCAAGGGAACAGGAGAGAAATACTGAGGAGCACCGACAACGACGAAGGAATCCGGAAGAGAGGCAGCGAGAACGGGAAATGGACGCCAATAACAGGAGAGCAACCAGGAGAAATCCCATCGCAAGATCGCAGGAGCAACGGATGAACACATCTCAAATTCGACAAATGGCAGAGGATCGGCTAATCAACTTTAGGATGGACCCCCAAAACCGACTGGATGCCTCCCAAAGGCAGTCACAAAGGAACATGGACGCAAGAGCATCCCTTTCTGAGGATGAGATGAAACAGGAACGGGAACTACAGCGTCATAGGATTCGATCATCGGCGAGGGATCTTTATCACAGGAACATAAAGGAAGGACCAACGGAAATTTGTGTCTGCTGTGGAGGAACGTGGTTCCGTTCGCAG TTACCGCTGGTAATCTGCGAGATGAGTCTTTTGTACATAGACTTGTGCAACATGATGATGGCTACCACATCCTTAAAGGCTTACGGTCTGCACCAGCTCATTGGGAGGctgagaaaaagaaagtga